The genomic DNA GCAGATGAAAGTCAGTTTTCGCAAACTTCTCTTAGCATTACTGGAATGTGCATGTACAACTATCTTTTTCCCCTAAAGTGGGGAAAAGAAATTAATTTATTCCGCTAAGTGTTTTTCTGGAGTTTCTTTAATAATTTGTTCTTCTTTTCAACTATCAAATAATTCTTTAGATCATACTTCAATATAGTCTCCAACTCCTATGAAGTACATTTCTTCATCTGCATCAAACACATTTAGAAGTTCATCTGGAATTCACATTCTTCCTTTGGAATCGATATCAACAGTTTTGGAGCTTCCAATAAAAAATCTTCTAACTGTATCAACTTCTTCCATAGTTGTACATCCATTTAATTTTCTAATAGCATAATATTCGAAGAAGTCTAGTGTTCACATACTCAAGCAACCTCCAGCCGATCTTGTCATAACTACTTTGTCCTTTAGTATGTGTCTTCATACTAGAGGAACATTTACTCTATTTTTTCCATCCATTCTTTCAGCATAAGTTCCTGCGAAAAAGTGTCTTGTTATTGTTTTGGGCTTATTACTGCCCTCCACTTTCTATTTTTTATTTATGGATGAAACTTGTAATAAAGTATTTTTTGCTCTGAAACCCATTCTTTTTCTATGTCTCTTTTGAGAAATTAAGTGAATAATATGAAGTTTTTTAGCTTTTAAGTGTTTAACTACCTTACACTTAACTTCTAGGTTTTCTAGGTAAGGAGTACCCACTTTTTCATCTCACATAAGAACTTTATCGAAAGTTAATTCACTTCCAATTTCTGTATTGTCCAAGAAACAAGAAATAATATTATCTCCTACACTGCATAGATATTGTTTGTTTCTTATTTCGAAACAAATATTAGGAATCTTTTTTTCTTCTTTAATTACTTCTTTTTTCTTGGCCATTTAATCTTTATTATTCTTCATCTTCAGAATCATCTGAATCTTCTAGATCTTCTTCCTCTTGAGTTTCAACATATTCATTTAAACCATTTAAAGTTTCAAGATCTTCTTTAGATAACTTTATTTCTTTAGCTTTAATTATTTCTCTTATTTCTTCTTCAGCTTCAGGAACTACTATAGGAACAATTTCATGATTAAGAAGGAAGGCAGCTAATAGTGCTTTAATAGTAATTCCATATTTTGCAGCCATATCTATTAGGATTGGATTTTGCTTATTTTTGGAATAATCTCCAAAAGGTAGAGAAGCTTGAACTTCAATATTGTGTTGCTTTCCGAATTCTATTCCCTTTCAATTCATACTATCTACTGAGCAATCATATTGGAGAATGTCTGGGAAAACTCCAGTTAATTTGTGCAGTCAGTTAATCATTGCATTACTGAAATTGCAAAGACCAATTCTCTTTGTTAGAGAATTTTGCTTGCAATTAACTAATTGCTTGTAAGCTGAGAAATTTAGTTCTTTATTTGGTGAAGGTCTGTGAAGCAAATAGGTGTGCATAACTGTAGTAACACCTATTTTGCTTAGAGAAAACTTTAGAGATTTAATGATTCCTCCTGAAAATTGAGAAGGTCATACTTTTGACTGAAAGTATGGAAGAAAATTGAAGTTTGCATCTTCCTTTCTAAGAGTTTTGAGAGTTAATCCAATGATAGCTTCATTTCCATACTTTCATGCACAGTCAACAAAGTCATAATTACTTTCATTAGCAGCTTTTAGATATGGAGTAAGAATTTCAATAATTCGAAGAGATTCTGTCCCAAAACCAATTTTTGGAACAAATTTAGATTCTGAACTCATGAAGACTATCTCTTAGTGAATTGAGGAGATCTTCTAGCTTTGTACTTACCAATTTTCTTTCGTTCCTTAACTCTACTGTCTTGAGTTAACAAATTAGCTTTTCTGAGAGATACTTTCATTTCTGGATAGTATTTCAGTAAAGCTCTTGCTATAGCTAGAGTAAGAGCCTTAGCTTGAGAACTCAATCCACCACCCTTAACAAAAGCTTTTATTAAGTACTTTTGTCCTAGGTGATTAGCAGGTAAATAGGAAAAAGGAGAAAACAGTGTAGGAACTAGATATTCATCATTGAAGTAATCAATAGGAGTAATAGTTCTTCTATTTTCATGGTTTCCTACATAGATTTCCATTTTGTGTTCTAATCCTTCAGTACCACTGAAAGGAGTAAGAACAACATTCACTCTACTCTTTTTCCTTTTAGAGTAGGATCTAATTTCTGTCATTGATTTAGTTATTTGTTCTTAAAAACTATTAATAATGTAAATAATTTAAGAGCTTTTTAGAAGCTTTTAAAACAAAAGATAAATTGACCTAAGATAAGACTTTTTACTTTTTTAAATTTTATTTTTTTCTATATTTATATTTCTTCTTTACTTAAGTTAAAAGTATAGAAATAAAAGTTTTAGCAATCAAATATTTCATTTGCTAAAATATTTGAAGAATTAAGATAGTTAGCAAACTATAGAAAAGCTCTTTAACTATAGTTAACAAAAGTTAACTAAATAATAAGTTATTAATTTAGTGATTTTTTTAATTTTTTAGCTATTAAATATATGGGAAGTGTAAAAAAGAATATTTACTTAATTATTTAGAAAACAAGATGGCAGGAAGAAAAAAAGAAAAAGAAGAAAACAATTTGGATATTCCAGTTTTGAATAATTCCCTCCCACTCTTAATTTCTAGAAATCTTGTAGTATTTCCTCACTCTAAAAGTTCCTTAGAGGTCGGAAGACCTCATTCACTATCAGCCATTAATTGTGCCCTTGAAGCTTTCAAGGGACAAATAATAGTAGTTTCTCAAAAGGATTACGATGTCGATCATCCTTTGCAATCAGATTTCTTTAATGTCGGAACTCTCTCAAAAGTTGAAGTAACTAAGAGACATAGTGATGACTCTTTATCAATTGAACTTAAGGGAATTCAAAGAGTAAAGATATTTAAGGCTAAGCTTCAGACATTCCCTAAACATGAAAATCTTGGAAATTTCTGATTAGCTGATTATGAAGTATTAAAGGAAAAGAATACTTCCTTCTCTAAAAATAAAGCTAATCTTGAAAAGCTATTTAAGTATTTTGAGGGAATTTTTGAAATGTCAGGAGAAGAATTTGAAATGCTTAAAAAGCTTTTCTTGTTTGAGGGTTCTCCAACAAGATCAGCTAAGTGTTGCGCTGAATTAATAGATAAGCTTTGCGGTATTTGACCGCAAGGAGAGGGAGAAAATGTATTAACAAAACAAAAATGATTGGAAGAGCTAAATCTATCAAAAAGAATTGCTTTGATGTTGGAATATGAGTTCCTAACAGAATCTGAAAAAGCAGAAATAAATAGTTCTATTACTAAGAAAGTAAATAGAAATATCTCTAAACAACAGAGAGAATTCTATTTAAGAGAAAGAGTAAAGGTAATTAAAGAAGAGCTCGGAGAAGGGGTATCTAAAGATGGAGAACTTGCTAAGTTCAAGGAATGACTTAAAGACAATAATGCTCCAGAAAACATTAGAGAAAGAGTAAAGGAAGAAGTAAAGAAGTTAGAGTTTGCAAGTGCTCTTTCAACTAATGAATCACTAATTATTCATACTTATGTTTCTTGACTAACTTCTTTACCTTGAAATTCTTTCTCAAAAGATCAAAAGAATATTTCCAAGGTAAAAGAAGAACTTGACAAGAATCATTATGGTCTTGAAAAAGTAAAGGAAAGAATAATGGAATTTGTTGCAGTCCAAAAGAAAACTAAGAATCCACAAGGAACCGTTATCTGTTTAGTTGGGCCTCCAGGAGTAGGTAAAACTTCTCTTGCCCAATCAATAGCTAAGGGACTTAACAAAGAGTGCGTAAAGATTTCACTAGGTGGAATGAATGATGAAGCAGAAATAAGAGGTCACAGAAAAACCTACGTGGGAGCTATGCCCGGAAAAATCATAAGAGGCTTAAAGCAAGCTAAAGTAAGTAATCCTCTATTTCTTCTAGATGAAATAGACAAGATGGTGGAAAGCCATCATGGAGACCCAATATCTGCTCTTCTAGAAGTATTGGATCCAAAACAAAATAGTGAATTTATGGACAACTACATAGAAGAAGAAGTGGATCTATCCAAGATAATGTTCATAGCTACAGCTAACTATGAGGACAATATTCCTGATCCTTTGTTAGATAGATTAGAGATTATTAGATTAACTTCCTATACAGAAAGAGAGAAGTTAGAAATAACTAAAAATAAGTTAATTTCTGAGGTTTTAGAGGAACATGCTCTAAAACCTAGTGAATTAACTTTCAAGGATGAGGCAATAACTTACATTATTCAAAAATACACCAGAGAAGCTGGTGTAAGAAATCTAAAGCAATGTCTTGCTAAGATAGCTAGAAAGTTCATTCAGAGACAAGAAATGGAAAATGGACCTGATTTTGAAGAAATAACTATTGAATTAGTTAAAAAGTATCTTTCAACTGAGAAATATGAAACTACATCAAAAGATGAAGTTTCAATTCCCGGAGTAGTTAATGGAATGGCATATACAGAATATGGAGGCAACTTACTTCCAGTAGAAGTTAGTTACTATTCTGGAAAAGGCAATTTAATACTTACAGGTAACTTAAGAGATACTATGAAGGAATCAGCAAGCGTTGCTCTTTCCTACATAAAAGCTAATCAAGATGAGTACAAGTTGAGTGAGAATAAGTGAGGAGAATTAGACATAAATCTTCATGTTCCTTCAGGGGGAGTACCAAAAGATGGTCCTTCTGCAGGTATTACTATAACTACAGCAATGCTTTCAGCATTCCTAAAGATTCCAATACCTAATAATGTTGCTATGACGGGAGAAATGACTCTGAGAGGAAAAATACTACCAATTGGAGGTTTAAAGGAGAAGATAATTTCTGCTGTAAGAGGAGGAGTAGAAATCATCTTCTATCCTAAGGCTAACGATAGACACTTAGAGGATATTCCTAAAGAAATACTTGAAAAAATACAGTTAAAGCCTGTGAGATATTATTCAGAGCTTTACAACGAGCTCTTCCTAAATATTTGTAAAAAAGCAGATACCTAAGGAAATCTTAGGAATTAATAAGCCATGTTCTGTATTTTTCGAGAAAATGTGAGTAATTAATCTAATTTAGTTTTTCAACTAAATTCCTAAGCTTAGTTGAATTCCTAAGCTTAAATTCCCTTACCATTATTTAGGTTTCTTGCTTGAGGGGTTTACCGCGTTTCACACTTTTACATTTCTGTAAAGCTCGTCTCTGTGGCACTTTAAAGAAACTAATTCATATAGCTTTAGGCTACTTAGAATTATTTTCCGCCATCAACTAGATTTCTCTAGCCGTTAAGTTTTATTTTTTATGTACTTACACAAACACTATAGACATCTCAGTCTATGCAAGCATGGACTTTCCTCTCCCCTAAAATAGCTCTAGGAGAGCTACTCACTTATCCCTAAAATACCTTTAGGTACCTGTTTTTTATCATACAAATTTAAGAGTGATTAAAAAACAAATGATTTAAATTTAACTAGGAAACTATGAGTATGAGAAAATTTCACAAATTAAAAGAAGATCAAGTTAATCAGTTAGTACAGAAATTTAAAGATTCCAACTCTTTCTTAACGTTGAAGTATGATTCCTTGGGAGTCAAATCTTCAAACTGGTTACGGAAAGAAGTAGGAAAAAAGGGAGGAGAAGTGAAAATGGTTTCAAATAATGTTTTGAGAAGAGCACTAAAGAGTTTTTCTAATTCTGAGATAGATTTAGAGTCTAAAGGACAACATTTTGTCCTCTTAATTAATTCAGAAAAGATTGAATTATTAAAGCTTTTGGCTGAACTAGCTAAGAAATATGAGCCACTTCAAGTTGGTATTGTTTACTGCGATAAAAAGTTCTTTTTAGATAAGGAACAAATTGCCTATTTGCCCGCTTGGGGAGAGAAGGAAGTGGCTATTGGAAAGCTTGCTTATCTATTAACTTTCCCAATCCTTTCTTTAATATTTGTATTGAAGGCTATAGAAAGTAAAAAATAAAATAATGTCAGACGCATTGAAGAAAAGCGGAAAGGAAATAATTGAATCAATTAAGTCCTTTACAGTTGCTGAACTTAACGAACTAGTAAGACAATTAGAAGCGGAATTCCAAGTTAGTGCTGCTAACTTTGCAGCTCCATCAGCTGCTTCAGGAAAGAAGGAAGAAGGTGAAGATTCACAAGAAGCAGTTAACAAGGATCTTTACCTAGCTTCTGCAGGAACAAACAAGATTGGTGTTATTAAGTTGATTAGAGAATTAACCTCACTAGGATTAATGGAAGCTAAGAAGATAGCTGATAGTGCTCCGTCACTAATTAAGGCTGATGTAACTGCTGCACAATTTGATGAACTTAAAGCAAAGTTTGAAGCTATCGGAGCAACTGTAGAATTTAAATCCTCTTCTAAGTAGAAGAGTTTAGCGTCTTCGCAAAAGCGAAGAGTTAAAAAAATTATTATGTTTTCTTGTTTTAAGTTTTTTGAAAATTTTGGAAGAAATAATAAAATGGTGCCGAATAAGTGAATCGAACACTTCTCTAGTCATTACCATTGACTTGTTTTACCACTAAACTAATCCGGCTGGTACTTTGGAGTTTTCTTTAATCTCCTATTTCTATATTACCCAGAAGGTTTAAAAAAGCGTTCAATGTCTAAACTTTAAAGTAATTTGTCTAGCGTTCTAAAAATTAAATTAACTTCTTTTGATTACAGACTTCTAGATCTGTGAGTGAAGAAAATTGTTGAATTAGCTTTAAGACACAATTCAGTAGTTAGAGGACCTATCCCTCTACCTACTAAGACAAAAATCTATACTGTTTTGAAATCCCCTCACGTTAATAAGCCTTCAATGGAACACTTTCAAAAGAAAGAACATAGAAGACTAATTTTGATCTCAGAATATGACAGTAAGCTGTGTGCTTACTTTGAAAAGATGAGTTTACCAGCTTCTTTAGACCTTAGATTGTCAATAATGATGTAATTCTATGTCTAGAGAAGTTATTTGTCAAAAAATAGGAATGAGCAGCATTTTTTCTGAAGGAGGAGAATTAATTCCTGTAACACTTCTTAAATTAATCCCTTTGCAAGTTTTGTCTTGCAAAACAGTTGAAAAGGAAGGATATAATGCACTAGTTGTTGGAGTTGGAGAAGAATGTGAAGAACGAAAACTATCTAAACCAGTTAGAGGTCAATTCCAAAAAAAGGGAGTAGCACTTAGAAGAAAAATTACTGAATTATCTTGAGATGGTATCAAGGAATATTCAGTAGGTAATTTTGTTTCTTTCTCCGATTTGTTCCAAATTGGAGAAAAAATAAAAATTCAAGGAGTTTCAAGAGGTATGGGTTTCACTGGAGCTATTAAAAGATGGAATTTTGCCACTGGACCAAAAACTCACGGTGCAGGTTATCCACACAGATTCCAAGGTTCCTTGGAAACTGGTAGAGGAGGTATGTCACCTCAAAAAGTTTGGAAGGGAAAGAAAATGTCAGGTAGAATGGGGGGAGAAAATTGCACTATTCTTAACCTAAGAATAGTTCACATTGATTCGGAAAATAATATTGTTGCTGTTAAGGGATCTATTCCCGGAAGAAAAAAGAGATTAGTTAGAGTTAGATCACTTCACAAGGCAAAGGCAATTGTTCCTTGTGAACTTCTAAATTTAAAAAAAAGTAAATAGTAAATGAGCGTAAAAGAAGAAATAAAAATATATACATTAGATGGAGAGGTTGAATCCTCCATCAAATTTAGTGACTTTATTCCAGATTGAAAATCTGATTTTTACTATTCAGATGCAATTTTCCAAACAACTGTTAGTGAACAACAATCTAAGAGGTTAGCTAGACCTCACACAAAAACCAAAGGGGAAGTTTCAGGGGGAGGTAAGAAG from Mycoplasma suis str. Illinois includes the following:
- a CDS encoding division/cell wall cluster transcriptional repressor MraZ, which encodes MEGSNKPKTITRHFFAGTYAERMDGKNRVNVPLVWRHILKDKVVMTRSAGGCLSMWTLDFFEYYAIRKLNGCTTMEEVDTVRRFFIGSSKTVDIDSKGRMWIPDELLNVFDADEEMYFIGVGDYIEVWSKELFDSWKEEQIIKETPEKHLAE
- the rplU gene encoding 50S ribosomal protein L21, with the protein product MAKKKEVIKEEKKIPNICFEIRNKQYLCSVGDNIISCFLDNTEIGSELTFDKVLMWDEKVGTPYLENLEVKCKVVKHLKAKKLHIIHLISQKRHRKRMGFRAKNTLLQVSSINKK
- a CDS encoding aldo/keto reductase, with product MSSESKFVPKIGFGTESLRIIEILTPYLKAANESNYDFVDCAWKYGNEAIIGLTLKTLRKEDANFNFLPYFQSKVWPSQFSGGIIKSLKFSLSKIGVTTVMHTYLLHRPSPNKELNFSAYKQLVNCKQNSLTKRIGLCNFSNAMINWLHKLTGVFPDILQYDCSVDSMNWKGIEFGKQHNIEVQASLPFGDYSKNKQNPILIDMAAKYGITIKALLAAFLLNHEIVPIVVPEAEEEIREIIKAKEIKLSKEDLETLNGLNEYVETQEEEDLEDSDDSEDEE
- the rpsI gene encoding 30S ribosomal protein S9, giving the protein MTEIRSYSKRKKSRVNVVLTPFSGTEGLEHKMEIYVGNHENRRTITPIDYFNDEYLVPTLFSPFSYLPANHLGQKYLIKAFVKGGGLSSQAKALTLAIARALLKYYPEMKVSLRKANLLTQDSRVKERKKIGKYKARRSPQFTKR
- the lon gene encoding endopeptidase La, with product MAGRKKEKEENNLDIPVLNNSLPLLISRNLVVFPHSKSSLEVGRPHSLSAINCALEAFKGQIIVVSQKDYDVDHPLQSDFFNVGTLSKVEVTKRHSDDSLSIELKGIQRVKIFKAKLQTFPKHENLGNFWLADYEVLKEKNTSFSKNKANLEKLFKYFEGIFEMSGEEFEMLKKLFLFEGSPTRSAKCCAELIDKLCGIWPQGEGENVLTKQKWLEELNLSKRIALMLEYEFLTESEKAEINSSITKKVNRNISKQQREFYLRERVKVIKEELGEGVSKDGELAKFKEWLKDNNAPENIRERVKEEVKKLEFASALSTNESLIIHTYVSWLTSLPWNSFSKDQKNISKVKEELDKNHYGLEKVKERIMEFVAVQKKTKNPQGTVICLVGPPGVGKTSLAQSIAKGLNKECVKISLGGMNDEAEIRGHRKTYVGAMPGKIIRGLKQAKVSNPLFLLDEIDKMVESHHGDPISALLEVLDPKQNSEFMDNYIEEEVDLSKIMFIATANYEDNIPDPLLDRLEIIRLTSYTEREKLEITKNKLISEVLEEHALKPSELTFKDEAITYIIQKYTREAGVRNLKQCLAKIARKFIQRQEMENGPDFEEITIELVKKYLSTEKYETTSKDEVSIPGVVNGMAYTEYGGNLLPVEVSYYSGKGNLILTGNLRDTMKESASVALSYIKANQDEYKLSENKWGELDINLHVPSGGVPKDGPSAGITITTAMLSAFLKIPIPNNVAMTGEMTLRGKILPIGGLKEKIISAVRGGVEIIFYPKANDRHLEDIPKEILEKIQLKPVRYYSELYNELFLNICKKADT
- the rplJ gene encoding 50S ribosomal protein L10, which codes for MSMRKFHKLKEDQVNQLVQKFKDSNSFLTLKYDSLGVKSSNWLRKEVGKKGGEVKMVSNNVLRRALKSFSNSEIDLESKGQHFVLLINSEKIELLKLLAELAKKYEPLQVGIVYCDKKFFLDKEQIAYLPAWGEKEVAIGKLAYLLTFPILSLIFVLKAIESKK
- the rplL gene encoding 50S ribosomal protein L7/L12 yields the protein MSDALKKSGKEIIESIKSFTVAELNELVRQLEAEFQVSAANFAAPSAASGKKEEGEDSQEAVNKDLYLASAGTNKIGVIKLIRELTSLGLMEAKKIADSAPSLIKADVTAAQFDELKAKFEAIGATVEFKSSSK
- the rpsJ gene encoding 30S ribosomal protein S10, translated to MSSVLKIKLTSFDYRLLDLWVKKIVELALRHNSVVRGPIPLPTKTKIYTVLKSPHVNKPSMEHFQKKEHRRLILISEYDSKLCAYFEKMSLPASLDLRLSIMM
- the rplC gene encoding 50S ribosomal protein L3, yielding MSREVICQKIGMSSIFSEGGELIPVTLLKLIPLQVLSCKTVEKEGYNALVVGVGEECEERKLSKPVRGQFQKKGVALRRKITELSWDGIKEYSVGNFVSFSDLFQIGEKIKIQGVSRGMGFTGAIKRWNFATGPKTHGAGYPHRFQGSLETGRGGMSPQKVWKGKKMSGRMGGENCTILNLRIVHIDSENNIVAVKGSIPGRKKRLVRVRSLHKAKAIVPCELLNLKKSK